From a single Hemitrygon akajei chromosome 28, sHemAka1.3, whole genome shotgun sequence genomic region:
- the LOC140717667 gene encoding tetratricopeptide repeat protein 9C-like isoform X3, with translation MATQGEPEGEFQARLQQAVRYKSEGNQYYKQKRVREAISRYHWALMHLRGLDPQEPSPAQAFGAEKGKLTAEETELLHTIECDCYNNLAACLLLSEKVNYERVRDYCLKVLQRQGDNSKALYRAGVALYHIGDYEQALCHLNKAAKICPNDANVRRFIQQAEQHLSRYHQKERSMYKGMFGK, from the exons GGTGAGCCGGAGGGTGAGTTCCAAGCCCGGCTGCAGCAAGCCGTCCGCTACAAGTCCGAGGGCAACCAGTACTACAAGCAGAAGAGGGTTCGGGAGGCCATCAGCAGGTACCACTGGGCCCTCATGCACCTGAGGGGGCTGGACCCCCAGGAGCCCTCACCGGCGCAGGCCTTCGGGGCCGAGAAGGGCAAACTCACGGCCGAGGAGACCGAGCTGCTCCACACCATCGAGTGCGACTGCTACAACAACCTGGCCG CCTGCCTGCTCCTGTCGGAGAAGGTGAACTACGAGCGTGTGAGGGATTACTGCCTGAAGGTGTTGCAGCGTCAGGGGGACAACAGCAAGGCTCTGTACCGGGCAGGGGTGGCCCTCTACCACATCGGCGACTACGAGCAAGCCCTGTGCCACCTCAACAAGGCCGCCAAGATCTGCCCCAACG ATGCGAACGTGAGGCGGTTCATCCAGCAGGCGGAGCAGCACCTGAGCCGGTATCACCAGAAGGAGAGGTCGATGTACAAGGGCATGTTCGGCAAATGA
- the LOC140717667 gene encoding tetratricopeptide repeat protein 9C-like isoform X1 produces MYLILSFGEPEGEFQARLQQAVRYKSEGNQYYKQKRVREAISRYHWALMHLRGLDPQEPSPAQAFGAEKGKLTAEETELLHTIECDCYNNLAACLLLSEKVNYERVRDYCLKVLQRQGDNSKALYRAGVALYHIGDYEQALCHLNKAAKICPNDANVRRFIQQAEQHLSRYHQKERSMYKGMFGK; encoded by the exons atgtatctaatcctatctttc GGTGAGCCGGAGGGTGAGTTCCAAGCCCGGCTGCAGCAAGCCGTCCGCTACAAGTCCGAGGGCAACCAGTACTACAAGCAGAAGAGGGTTCGGGAGGCCATCAGCAGGTACCACTGGGCCCTCATGCACCTGAGGGGGCTGGACCCCCAGGAGCCCTCACCGGCGCAGGCCTTCGGGGCCGAGAAGGGCAAACTCACGGCCGAGGAGACCGAGCTGCTCCACACCATCGAGTGCGACTGCTACAACAACCTGGCCG CCTGCCTGCTCCTGTCGGAGAAGGTGAACTACGAGCGTGTGAGGGATTACTGCCTGAAGGTGTTGCAGCGTCAGGGGGACAACAGCAAGGCTCTGTACCGGGCAGGGGTGGCCCTCTACCACATCGGCGACTACGAGCAAGCCCTGTGCCACCTCAACAAGGCCGCCAAGATCTGCCCCAACG ATGCGAACGTGAGGCGGTTCATCCAGCAGGCGGAGCAGCACCTGAGCCGGTATCACCAGAAGGAGAGGTCGATGTACAAGGGCATGTTCGGCAAATGA
- the LOC140717666 gene encoding dapper homolog 1-like, whose product MARKAGASGPKPGLDRNRIGERLEASVAGLLELRLLRERQEETVRRVLQEGGGDRKQVPGDLPPSGGACARQPLQLAAGELEQAPARDVKQLGVLEPVSGREHCARPHPTARAPAGDGLSRVVGHCSPPPPESPPPEGLGGEQWRRDTGGVSGELGTAEHQELEGQHGAVTQLVERGQDSGDTDSRPSSGFYDVTDSASCSLSTSCTSVYSECPSSSLWSVQSGPQVGRRRPRSTDDGAPHPEPGAQRALESEACIWGRVVRRGRASQRPVSAGELTFLPRYCSSSRLSSSCPAASSSTTSVSLTSSPGHGARPDPKFRCDLVSRHGSEVYHYPSPLHAVALQSPLFTASSGRPREPDGEGEGDGAGPELGAGAGAEPVPLASRERLDRYICGLVLRSRCEQPGPRRPPLASYPKSLSLSSVCSQGPAGAWKGARRRISTSCQAPERPPSRDGRSPVTPEPAGSPAPDAPLYRGKHLHHELVRCPAAGERDAPEHGGRRVDLFKRLGSRRRSASRSSSEMNLSSALPQAPEASLGPGPARRKQKWTSVLEIPAPNRVKKAGFLGQAQAFLSRRQRSSPSDSLPSSLGEEGAGWLRGAETLPRTSPVSETRFHRSRSFKELRKRVQLSIRPWSLKVNSTPK is encoded by the exons ATGGCCAGGAAGGCCGGCGCAAGCGGCCCCAAGCCCGGGCTGGACAGGAACCGGATCGGGGAGAGGCTGGAGGCCAGCGTGGCGGGCCTGCTGGAGCTGAGGCTGCTGAGGGAGAGGCAGGAGGAGACCGTACGGAGGGTGCTGCAGGAAGGCGGCGGCGATCGCAAGCAGGTCCCGGGAGATCTGCCGCCTTCGGGAGGAGCCTGCGCCCGGCAG CCTCTGCAGCTGGCCGCGGGCGAACTGGAGCAAGCTCCCGCGCGAGATGTCAAGCAACTGGGCGTGCTGGAGCCGGTCAGCGGCCGGGAGCACTGCGCACGGCCGCACCCCACTGCGAGGGCCCCGGCTGGTGATGGACTGTCCAGGGTGGTGGGGCACTGCAGCCCGCCTCCCCCCGAGTCTCCCCCGCCCGAGGGACTGGGCGGGGAGCAGTGGAGAAGAGACACTGGCGGTGTCTCCGGCGAACTGGGAACCGCGGAGCATCAGGAGCTGGAGGGGCAGCACGGAGCCGTGACCCAGTTGGTCGAGAGGGGCCAGGACAGTGGCGACACGGACTCCAGGCCCAGCTCGG GTTTCTACGACGTGACCGACAGCGCCTCGTGCTCGCTCTCCACCTCCTGCACCTCGGTGTACAGCGAGTGCCCCTCCAGCTCACTGTGGAGCGTGCAGTCAGGCCCGCAGGTGGGCCGCCGCCGGCCTCGCTCCACCGACGACGGGGCGCCGCACCCGGAGCCCGGCGCGCAGCGGGCCCTCGAGAGCGAGGCCTGCATCTGGGGCAGGGTCGTCCGGAGGGGAAGGGCCTCCCAGAGGCCGGTGTCAGCAG gcgaGCTGACCTTCCTGCCCCGCTACTGCAGCTCCAGCAGACTCTCCTCCAGCTGCCCGGCGgcctcctcctccaccacctccGTCTCCCTCACCTCCTCCCCGGGCCACGGTGCGCGGCCTGACCCGAAGTTCCGCTGCGACCTGGTGTCCAGACACGGCAGCGAGGTGTACCACTACCCGAGCCCGCTGCACGCGGTGGCCCTGCAGAGCCCGCTCTTCACCGCTTCGTCCGGCCGCCCCAGGGAGCCcgacggggagggggagggggacggAGCGGGGCCGGAGCTTGGAGCCGGGGCCGGGGCCGAGCCCGTCCCGCTGGCCAGCAGAGAGAGGCTGGACAGGTACATCTGCGGCCTGGTGCTCCGCTCCCGCTGTGAGCAGCCGGGACCCAGGAGGCCTCCGCTGGCCTCGTACCCCAAGAGCCTGTCGCTGTCGTCAGTCTGCAGCCAGGGCCCGGCCGGAGCCTGGAAAGGGGCGAGGAGGCGGATCTCCACCAGCTGCCAGGCCCCCGAGCGGCCGCCGTCGCGGGACGGGCGCTCCCCGGTTACCCCTGAGCCCGCTGGCTCGCCGGCCCCCGACGCCCCACTCTACCGCGGCAAACACCTGCACCACGAGCTGGTGAGGTGCCCGGCCGCCGGCGAGCGGGACGCCCCAGAGCACGGGGGCCGGCGCGTGGACCTCTTCAAGCGGCTGGGTTCCAGGAGGAGGTCGGCCTCCCGCTCCAGCTCGGAGATGAACCTGAGCTCGGCATTGCCGCAGGCGCCCGAGGCCTCACTGGGGCCCGGGCCGGCCCGGAGGAAGCAGAAGTGGACATCGGTGTTGGAGATCCCGGCCCCCAACAGGGTGAAGAAGGCCGGCTTCCTGGGCCAGGCCCAGGCCTTCCTGAGCCGACGCCAGAGGTCCTCGCCCTCCGACTCCCTCCCTTCCTCGCTGGGGGAGGAGGGAGCTGGCTGGTTGCGTGGGGCCGAAACCCTGCCCCGGACCAGCCCGGTCTCCGAGACCCGGTTCCACCGCTCCAGGTCCTTCAAGGAGCTcaggaaaagagtgcagttgtcCATCAGGCCTTGGTCCCTCAAGGTCAACAGCACTCCCAAATGA